The region ATTCCATGGTGTCTTCTGGCACAGCACTTGCCTCCTTGCCCGTGGGGGAAGTGCTCATGGCCCTGACAATCCGCGACTGCAAACGCTCTTTCTGGCAGACGATGGGCTCTATCCGCACGGGCATTGTGCTGCTGATCCTGATCGGCATCGCCACCTTTGCCGGCACCATCATCATGCAGCGGCCGATCAACGACGCCAACAAGCTCCACCACGCCTATTCGCCCGCGACCCTGCGCTGGCTCGACGCCCTCGGCCTGACCGACGTCTTCCACAGCTGGTGGTTCGCCGTCCTGCTGGCCCTGCTGAGCGCCAACATCGTGGTCGCCTCGCTGGACCGCTGGCCAGTGGTGTGGCGCTATTTCTCGCGTCCCTACCGCCGCGCCGAGCCCCACTTCCTGGCCTCGCTCAGCATGCAGCACGAGTTCCGCATCCGCGACGAAGCCGCGGGCATCGAGGCCGCTGCAGCCGCCTTCCGCTCCGCCGGCCTCACGCCCCAGCACGTGGTCAAAGACACGGTCAGCCTTTACGCCGAGAAGTTCCGCTTCGCCCGCCTGGCCCCCTTCGTGGTCCACGCCAGCCTGCTGCTCATCTTTGCCGGCGTCATGATCGACGGCGTATTCGGCTATCGCGGATACATCTCGCTGGTGCCCGGCGAAGCCGGCGGCCAGATCGAGATGCGCGACGGCACCCGCAAGGTCTTGCCCTTTGCCCTGCGCTGCGACTCCACCGGCCAGGAGAACTATCCCGACGGCAGTCCCAAGCGCTGGTGGTCGAAGCTCGCGGTCGTCGAGAACAACCGCCAGGTCCGCGCCAAGGAGATCTCGGTCAACGACCCGCTCGACTACCGCGGCGTGCGCTTTTTCCAGGCAGGATACGGGCCCACGGGAGAGCTGCAGGCGGTGAAGCTCACCGCCACTCCCAAGGGCGGCGGGCCCGCGCAGGCCCTTGAGCTGGCGCCCGACAAGCTGGTACGCCTTGATGCCGCCACCACGGTGCGCCTGGCCCAGTTCATCCCCGACTTCGCCATCAACGGCAACCAGATCACGACACGCTCGCAGCAGCCCAACAACCCCGCCCTCCACCTGGTCGTCACCACCGCCAAGGGGGATGCCGACGCCTGGCTCTTCCCCAGGGTGCCCGACTTCAACCGCAACGGCTCGGAGTTCGACTTCGCCGTCACCGAACTGGTGCCGCAGTTCTACACCGGCCTC is a window of Terriglobales bacterium DNA encoding:
- a CDS encoding cytochrome c biogenesis protein ResB, whose amino-acid sequence is MALTIRDCKRSFWQTMGSIRTGIVLLILIGIATFAGTIIMQRPINDANKLHHAYSPATLRWLDALGLTDVFHSWWFAVLLALLSANIVVASLDRWPVVWRYFSRPYRRAEPHFLASLSMQHEFRIRDEAAGIEAAAAAFRSAGLTPQHVVKDTVSLYAEKFRFARLAPFVVHASLLLIFAGVMIDGVFGYRGYISLVPGEAGGQIEMRDGTRKVLPFALRCDSTGQENYPDGSPKRWWSKLAVVENNRQVRAKEISVNDPLDYRGVRFFQAGYGPTGELQAVKLTATPKGGGPAQALELAPDKLVRLDAATTVRLAQFIPDFAINGNQITTRSQQPNNPALHLVVTTAKGDADAWLFPRVPDFNRNGSEFDFAVTELVPQFYTGLEVSYEPGQWGVWAGVLLMGVALALVFYFVHIRFWAVPVDDGRGRLVLWVGASASKNRDEVEERFNRLVATIEQNLQGSANTPAREGESRAPVAMSR